In Coregonus clupeaformis isolate EN_2021a chromosome 15, ASM2061545v1, whole genome shotgun sequence, one genomic interval encodes:
- the LOC121582170 gene encoding PDZ and LIM domain protein 5-like, with product MSSNYSVSLVGPAPWGFRLQGGKDFCLPLTISRLTDGGKAAKAKISVGDVVLSIDGIATNSMNHLEAQNKIKACTENLNLTLQRASSVPKADAPKDEPLEIIKPVPITYPAPPSTFTSPSPQPSAAYNKTARPFGGGSNVGAVTSSLTAPKVASIPSASSAFTPAAPSSQQPQPPFPLGSHSRSPAPPIAAPTIAAPPSSAPPPRPSSGRSPFTTPSSSSSSSPARVTAPSSNPGAPQSSCYNTPINLYSNTNACEVAMGQRRGLLEAQGVVVDQIKEQFNGNRVEPELNHASPLSEASKKRMIEDTEDWHPRTGTSQSRSFRILAQITGTENAQAQENSTGKNEVVEDAMPSAHVTTSVKTMTKVSGAPRNGNGVPPPTFKTPSAQVKPSWPAGGPAGFPKGGAAPSFGRVSNTAPVPAVPKGPDRPAPQAHPKDQDSLVQRAEHIAAGTRTPMCGHCDKVIRGPFLVAMGMSWHPEEFNCSHCHTSLVESGFVEERGTVYCAHCYEEFFAPTCTSCKQKVLGEVINALKQTWHVYCFLCASCQQPIRNNTFHMEDGLPYCERDYYQLFGTSCHGCDFPIEAGDKFLEALGFTWHDTCFVCAVCSTSLEGQAFFSKKDKALCKKHAHTVNI from the exons CTGACCGATGGGGGCAAGGCAGCCAAAGCCAAAATCAGTGTGGGAGATGTAGTTCTGTCTATCGACGGCATCGCCACCAACAGCATGAACCACCTGGAGGCCCAGAACAAGATCAAAGCCTGCACAGAAAACCTCAACCTCACCCTGCAGAG AGCTTCCAGTGTTCCCAAGGCTGATGCACCAAAG GACGAACCGCTGGAGATCATTAAGCCCGTGCCAATCACCTACCCAGCCCCACCATCCACATTCACCAGCCCCTCCCCCCAACCCAGTGCTGCCTACAATAAGACAGCCCGCCCCTTTGGCGGGGGTAGCAATGTGGGTGCGGTCACTTCCTCCCTGACCGCCCCAAAGGTGGCCTCCATCCCTTCTGCATCGTCTGCTTTCACCCCCGCCGCCCCCTCCTCCCAGCAGCCCCAGCCTCCCTTCCCACTAGGCAGCCACTCCCGCTCTCCAGCCCCACCCATCGCAGCCCCAACCATCGCAGCCCCACCTAGCTCAGCCCCACCCCCCAGACCCAGCTCTGGCCGCTCCCCCTTCACCAccccctcctcgtcctcctcctcatccccggCCAGAGTGACAGCACCCTCCTCCAATCCCGGTGCTCCGCAGTCCTCTTGCTATAACACGCCCATCAACCTATACTCCAACACCAACGCCTGTGAGGTGGCCATGGGACAGAGGCGGGGCCTGTTGGAAGCCCAGGGTGTGGTGGTCGACCAGATCAAAGAGCAGTTCAATGG GAACAGAGTTGAACCAGAGTTGAACCATGCCTCGCCACTCAGTGAGGCCAGTAAGAAGCGTATGATCGAGGACACAGAGGACTGGCATCCTCGCACTGGCACCTCCCAGTCCAGGTCCTTCAGAATCCTGGCTCAGATCACTGGCACAGAGAACG CCCAAGCCCAGGAGAACAGCACTGGAAAGAA TGAAGTTGTTGAGGATGCCATGCCCAGTGCTCACGTCACAACATCAGTGAAGACCATGACCAAAGTCTCAGGTGCCCCCAGGAATGGTAACGGTGTCCCCCCACCCACCTTCAAGACCCCCTCTGCCCAGGTCAAACCCTCCTGGCCGGCTGGAGGTCCAGCAG GTTTCCCTAAGGGTGGAGCGGCGCCCTCTTTTGGCCGGGTTAGCAACACTGCACCAGTACCTGCAGTACCCAAAGGTCCTGACCGCCCTGCCCCCCAGGCGCACCCCAAGGACCAGGACTCCCTGGTGCAACGGGCCGAGCACATCGCAGCAGGAACACGCACACCCATGTGTGGCCACTGTGACAAGGTCATCAG AGGTCCGTTCCTGGTGGCCATGGGCATGTCGTGGCACCCTGAGGAGTTTAACTGTTCCCACTGCCACACGTCTCTGGTGGAGTCAGGCTTTGTGGAGGAGAGGGGAACAGTGTACTGTGCTCACTGCTATGAAGAGTTCTTTGCCCCTACCTGCACCAGCTGCAAGCAGAAGGTCCTGGGG GAAGTCATCAATGCCCTGAAGCAGACCTGGCATGTGTACTGCTTCCTGTGTGCATCCTGCcagcagccaatcagaaacaACACCTTCCACATGGAGGACGGGCTGCCATACTGCGAAAGAG ATTACTACCAACTCTTCGGTACCAGTTGCCATGGTTGCGACTTCCCCATCGAGGCAGGAGACAAGTTTCTGGAGGCGTTGGGATTCACCTGGCATGATACCTGCTTCGTATGTGCA GTCTGCAGCACCAGTTTGGAGGGCCAAGCCTTCTTCTCTAAAAAGGACAAGGCTCTGTGCAAGAAACACGCCCACACAGTCAATATCTGA